In the Chroococcidiopsis sp. SAG 2025 genome, one interval contains:
- a CDS encoding M48 family metalloprotease — MLFLYKFSINNSITRRKYLQNQFRTVALLGLLSGLLIAISYWILGGSAGVITGIAIAAITNLVSWYQSDKIALAAYRARPISPQQAPGLYQMVKRLCDRARLPMPALYLIPSRAANAFATGRDPEHAAVAVTEGILELLPEDELEGVIAHELTHVANRDTLTQAVAATIAGAISFLAQMASYGLWFSAPTSRNNRGGVNPIGILLTVTLAPVAATIIQLAISRTREFSADAGSARITGNPRALARALQRLESAARQLPMVGNPAFEPLLIVNAFSGQFMSGLFSSHPSTEARIEQLLKLERELPQSTKFSFGQ; from the coding sequence ATGTTGTTCCTATACAAATTCAGCATTAATAACAGCATTACAAGGAGAAAATATCTGCAGAATCAGTTCAGAACAGTTGCACTGCTAGGTTTATTAAGTGGTTTATTAATTGCAATTAGCTACTGGATTCTTGGTGGTAGCGCTGGTGTCATAACTGGTATTGCCATTGCTGCAATTACCAACCTAGTATCTTGGTATCAGTCAGACAAGATCGCACTGGCAGCTTATCGCGCCCGACCGATTAGTCCCCAGCAAGCACCAGGACTATATCAAATGGTAAAACGGTTGTGCGATCGCGCTCGCTTGCCGATGCCTGCCCTGTACCTCATTCCCTCACGTGCAGCGAATGCTTTTGCAACTGGACGCGATCCCGAACACGCAGCTGTTGCTGTAACAGAAGGAATTTTAGAATTATTGCCTGAAGATGAATTAGAAGGTGTCATTGCTCATGAATTGACTCATGTTGCAAATCGGGACACCCTGACGCAAGCAGTTGCAGCAACGATCGCAGGGGCAATTTCTTTCCTGGCTCAAATGGCTAGCTATGGTTTATGGTTCTCTGCACCAACATCTAGAAATAATCGCGGTGGTGTCAACCCGATTGGAATATTACTGACAGTTACACTTGCGCCTGTTGCAGCAACAATTATTCAACTCGCTATTTCGCGGACGCGCGAATTCTCTGCTGATGCTGGTTCGGCACGGATAACTGGTAATCCTCGGGCTTTGGCGAGAGCGCTACAGCGGTTAGAAAGTGCTGCTAGACAGTTGCCGATGGTGGGTAATCCCGCTTTTGAACCGCTACTCATTGTGAATGCTTTTTCGGGACAATTTATGAGCGGATTGTTTTCCAGCCACCCTTCAACTGAAGCACGGATCGAGCAACTTTTAAAATTGGAAAGAGA